GCCTGCGCGGCGTCCACGGCGGCCGTCAGGGGAATGTCCTGCTCGGGCGCGGCGCCGACCATGCCCTGCAGGCGCTCCAGGACGCCACGTTCGGCGGTGATCTTCAGCGCGGCCTGCACGCTGGTTTCAGCGTCGGCCCGCCAGCCGAGTTTCGTGGCACTGACCGTCCAGGTGTTCTTACCGGCGCTGACCGTCACCTGCGGCGCGTCGGCCACCCGGTTGCCCAGCGCGGCGAGGGCCTGTTCGCTGGTCAGGCCGCCCACATCCACTCCCGCGATCCTCAGGCCCGGCGCGATGGTGTCACTCGACTGGGTCGCGACACCCATGGCGAGCGCCCCTCCGAGGAGTGCGACGGCCGTTATCCCTGCTACCCAGTACTTCATCGCTGCACAGTGTAAAGAAATTCACGCCGCTGTGCTTGAGGGAAATCACCTTCCCCCCCGGCACACCCACGTTCATTAAGTTCCTGACGTTGTGAGGAAGTGTACACCCCCGCCGGGCCGTCCGGCACCAGACGTGAAGACACCACCCGCCAGACCTGCCAGGGGTGATGTCTTCAGGGACGCGGTGCCTACTCGGTCTGGATGGCCTCGCCCTGCGCGGTCTCGCCGGCGGCGGCCTGCGCGGCCAGCTGGGCCTGCCGTTCGGCGCGGGGGTTCACGCTGCTCAGTACGCGCTCGAAGGCGGCCACGACCGCGTCGATCTGCTCGCGGCTGATGGTGATGGGCGGCAGGAAACGCACGACCAGCGGGGTGGCCTGGAGGGCCAGCACACCCTCGTCGTGTTCCAGCGCGTGAATGTACGGCGCGCTCTTCTCCTTGAGTTCCACGCCGATCATCAGGCCCAGGCCGCGCACCTCGCGGATCTTGGGGCTCTGGATGGCGCGCAGGCGTTCCATGAAGTACTCGCCCTTCTCGCGGGCCTGTTCGGCCATGCCCTCGCGTTTCATGGCGCGGATGGTCGCCACGCCCGCCGCCATGGCGATGGGGTTGCCGCCGAAGGTGCCGCCGTGCCCGCCGGCCGGCATGCGGTCCGCGACGTCCTGGGTCATGACGAACGCGCCGATGGGAATGCCGCCGCCCATGGCCTTGGCCAGCGTCATGCCGTCGGGGACGATGCCGTAATGCTCAGCGGCGAAGAACTTCCCGGTGCGGCAGAAGCCGGTCTGGATCTCGTCGAGGATCAGCAGCGCGCCCTTCTCCTGCGTGATGCGGCGGGCTTCCTGCATGAATTCCAGGGTGGCGGGTCGCACGCCGCCCTCGCCCTGCACGGCTTCCAGGATCACGGCGGCCGTCTCCTCGGTGACGGCGGCGCGGAGTTCCTCGATGTTCCCGAAGGTCACGAAGTCCACGTTGCGGTTGTCCACGGCGTCCCCGAAGGGCTCGCGGTACTTGGGTTCCCAGGTGAACGCCAGCGCGCCCAGGCTGCGGCCCGAGAAGCCGCGTTTCATGCTCACGAAGCGCTTACGGCCCGTGCCGGTGATGGCGAACTTCTTGGCGGCCTCCATGGCCTCGGTGCCGCTGTTGCACAGGAACACGCGGTCCAGTCCGGCGGGCGTCACGCCGACCAGTTCGGTCAGGAATTCGGCGCGCTTGTCGTTGGGGAGGCTCTGCGGCATGACCATCAGGCGGTCCACCTGGTCCTTGACGGCGCGCACGACGTCCGGGTGGCTGTGGCCGACGTTCGCGACGCCGTACCCGGCCACGCAGTCGATGTACGAGCGGCCCGATTCGTCCCAGACGGTCGCGCCCAGACCGCGCGTCATGACGACCTCGTGCTTGCCGACGACGCGGCTGTCGTACTTCAGTTCGGCTTCAAGCCACTTGCTCTGCGGGTGGGTGGGTGCTCCAGTCATGCTCTGTGTCCTCCGTGGGGTGCGCGCCCGGCCGGGGCGCGGTTGATGCGACAGTGTAGGCCCTGTGAGGCCCGGTGGACTGTAGGTGTCCAGCCCACACGATCATGTCATATGATAGGCCAAACAGACATTTTCTTTTCAATCGCTGCGTTCCCGCTTCTCAGGCTGGTAGAGGTCTGGGGCGCGGCGGCAGGTTGATCAACCCCAGCCCCGCCAGCACCACCAGCACGCCCGCCACCGACAGCGCCCCCACCGGTTCCCCGGCCAGGGCCGCCCAGCCCAGGCCCCACACCGGCAGCGCGTACGTGACGGCCGTGACCTGGGTGGGTGACACGCGCGCCAGCAGGCCGTAGTACAGCAGGTACGCCAGGCCGCTGCCCACCACGCCCAGGAACGCCACCGCGCCCACGGCACTCAGGGTGAGCGGGGCGGGCGCCGGGCCGATCAGCGCGACCGGCAGCAGGATGACGCTGCTGAGGCCCAGTTGCGTGGTCGCCAGTCCGACCGGGTTCAGGCCGCCCAGGGTGCGCTTGGCGATGGTCGTGGCGACCGCGTAGCCCAGGCTGGCGAGCAGCAGGATGATCACCCCGTGCAGCGTGGCGTGCCCGCCGCCCAGCCCGCCGGACACCGTGAGGGCCACGCCCGCCATGCCCAGCAGCACGCCGCCCAGCGTCAGCCCGTGCAGGCGGGTGTCGCGCAGGGTCAGGCCGATCAGCAGCGCGAACAGCGGCGTGGTCGCGTTGATGATCGCCGCGATGTTGCTGCTGACGGTCTGTTCGCCCCACGCGAAGAACGACCAGGGAATCACGTTGTTGAACAGCGCGACCAGCAGCAGCGGTTTCCACAGGCGCGCGGGCGGCAGCGCGTGACGGCCCAGCCGCAACGCCCCGATCAGGACCAGCGCCCCGAACACCGACCGCAGCAGCGCCACCCACACGGGCGGGAACACCTCGCCGCTCAGGCGGATCAGCAGGAACGACACGCCCCAGAAGGCGGACAGCAGGAACATCTCCAGCGCGTCGCGGCGGGTCATGCGCGGCCCCCCAGCACGAACGGCGCGGCGAGGTGCGCGGGCAGGGCGGGCCAGCCTTCCTCCTGCGCGGCACCGCCCGCCCAGTTCTCCTTGCCGCTCCAGCGTTCGATGCTCAGGGAATAGACGCCGGTGCGGGCCAGGTCGGCGTCCGTGATGGGCCGGGTGTGCATGCCCACGCGCAGGCCCGGAAAGACCCGCTCGCTGAGGGTGGTCAGGGCCGCGCGGGCATCCTCGCCATGCAGGACGCGGGCGGTGCCGAACACGATCACGCTGCGGTACTGCACGCTCAGTTCCAGCGGGGAGTTGCTGGGCAGCAGCGCGCCGGTCTCGGTGACCTCGAACGTGGCGGGGTGGCCCTGCACCTCGCCCTGCTCGGTGTTGGCCCGCAGGCGGCCCACGACGTTCGTGTGGTACACGAGGTCACACCATTCCGGGCGGTACGCGAAGGCCAGCGGGGTCACGAACGGCCAGACGCGCCCGTCCTCGCCCCGGTACACGGTCGCCACGCGGCCCAGCGGTACGCGCAGCAGCAGCCCCTCGATCCAGGCGTCGTCCCGGCGGTTCTGCGGGCGGCGGCCCACGCTGGGGTCGCGCTGCGCGGGGTCGTAGAAACCGGTCACGGGGTCACCCCGTCCAGCAGCCCCTGGCCCGTCGGGCGGAATTCCATCTGCCGGGCGGTGCGTTCGGCCAGCGCGCGCGAGTGCAGCCGCTCGACGAGGTGCAGGGTCATGTCGATGCCCGCGCTGATCCCGCCGGATGTGACGACCGCGCCCGTGTCTACCCAGGCGACGTCCGGCATGACCGTCAGCGCCGGGAACTGCGCCTGAAGGTCTGCCTGATCCTCCCAGTGGGTGGTGACGCGCCGCCCGTCCAGCAGGCCGACATCTGCGAGCAGGAACGCGCCGGTGCAGATCGACGCCAGCACATCCACCCGCGCGGCCTGCGAGCGCACCCAGTCGCGCACGCGCGGGTCGGCCAGGGGCGCGTCCATCACGCCGCCCGGCACGATCAGCACATCCAGCGGCGGGTGGTCGTCCAGCGTGGCGTGCGGAAGGACCCGGAACCCTCCGCGCCCGACCGCCGGGGCGTCCGACGCGCCGATCAGGACCGGCTGGAACGGAGCCGCCTCGCCGTCCCGCCCGGCCAGCCGCGTGGCGACACTCAGGACCTCGAAGGGGCCGCCTAGGTCCAGCACCTCGATCCCGTCGAAGATCAGGATGCCGACCGTGCGGGTCAGGGGAGGGCGGGACGGGACGGTGGCGGGATCAGTCATGGGCGTACACTACGGGGCATGGTGGCCCCCATGAAAGCTCCACTTCCCGTCCAGACCAGGGGGCCACTGCCTGCCCGGACGGACGAGCTGCCGTTCCCGCTGGATCTGCGCCGCGACCAGACCGGGGCGCTGCACGCCCAGCTGGCCCGCCAGATCCGCGAGGCGGTCCTCTCGGGTCTGCTGCCGGGCGGCACGCCGCTGCCCGGAACGCGCACGCTGGCCCGCACGCTGGGGGTCACGCGTGGCGTCGTGGAGGCCGCGTACGCCCAGCTGCTCGCGGACGGCACGGCGCAGGCGCAGGTGGGGCGCGGCACGCGGGTGCGTGACGAGACGCCCGCCCCCGTTCCGGACAG
The DNA window shown above is from Deinococcus sp. LM3 and carries:
- a CDS encoding DJ-1/PfpI family protein, coding for MTDPATVPSRPPLTRTVGILIFDGIEVLDLGGPFEVLSVATRLAGRDGEAAPFQPVLIGASDAPAVGRGGFRVLPHATLDDHPPLDVLIVPGGVMDAPLADPRVRDWVRSQAARVDVLASICTGAFLLADVGLLDGRRVTTHWEDQADLQAQFPALTVMPDVAWVDTGAVVTSGGISAGIDMTLHLVERLHSRALAERTARQMEFRPTGQGLLDGVTP
- a CDS encoding DMT family transporter — protein: MTRRDALEMFLLSAFWGVSFLLIRLSGEVFPPVWVALLRSVFGALVLIGALRLGRHALPPARLWKPLLLVALFNNVIPWSFFAWGEQTVSSNIAAIINATTPLFALLIGLTLRDTRLHGLTLGGVLLGMAGVALTVSGGLGGGHATLHGVIILLLASLGYAVATTIAKRTLGGLNPVGLATTQLGLSSVILLPVALIGPAPAPLTLSAVGAVAFLGVVGSGLAYLLYYGLLARVSPTQVTAVTYALPVWGLGWAALAGEPVGALSVAGVLVVLAGLGLINLPPRPRPLPA
- a CDS encoding pyridoxamine 5'-phosphate oxidase family protein, yielding MTGFYDPAQRDPSVGRRPQNRRDDAWIEGLLLRVPLGRVATVYRGEDGRVWPFVTPLAFAYRPEWCDLVYHTNVVGRLRANTEQGEVQGHPATFEVTETGALLPSNSPLELSVQYRSVIVFGTARVLHGEDARAALTTLSERVFPGLRVGMHTRPITDADLARTGVYSLSIERWSGKENWAGGAAQEEGWPALPAHLAAPFVLGGRA
- a CDS encoding acetylornithine/succinylornithine family transaminase, with the translated sequence MTGAPTHPQSKWLEAELKYDSRVVGKHEVVMTRGLGATVWDESGRSYIDCVAGYGVANVGHSHPDVVRAVKDQVDRLMVMPQSLPNDKRAEFLTELVGVTPAGLDRVFLCNSGTEAMEAAKKFAITGTGRKRFVSMKRGFSGRSLGALAFTWEPKYREPFGDAVDNRNVDFVTFGNIEELRAAVTEETAAVILEAVQGEGGVRPATLEFMQEARRITQEKGALLILDEIQTGFCRTGKFFAAEHYGIVPDGMTLAKAMGGGIPIGAFVMTQDVADRMPAGGHGGTFGGNPIAMAAGVATIRAMKREGMAEQAREKGEYFMERLRAIQSPKIREVRGLGLMIGVELKEKSAPYIHALEHDEGVLALQATPLVVRFLPPITISREQIDAVVAAFERVLSSVNPRAERQAQLAAQAAAGETAQGEAIQTE